The Rhinoderma darwinii isolate aRhiDar2 chromosome 8, aRhiDar2.hap1, whole genome shotgun sequence genome has a window encoding:
- the ARRDC1 gene encoding arrestin domain-containing protein 1, producing MGKVQLFEISLRNSRVIYSPGESLCGTVTIKTNAALAYKIIKVNCMGSCGVSNKVNETSWNIEEQYFNGTFSLADKGTLQPGEHTFPFQFLLPASAPTSFEGPFGKVIYQVKAVIETRRLSKDYRSSKPFYILRPLDLNEIPDIEQLSCATATKKFNYKLVKSGQLLLSVTSDLRGYVVQQPIKIHAEVENKSGRDTGPIVASLIQKVAYRSKRCVYDLRTIAEVEGAPVKAWKHAVWDEQILVPALPQSILQGCNLIQIDYYLQVTVKSPEVSVTLPIYIGNVSISPSRLGLRRSISHVPMPVVPSAPPADYEQCSSTQPMDNVSIPTKCHSQQQSNAPFCYAPELNFPDSQDTEAGTLGSPSHPTLCLSTGATVPYYAEGAVVPVPTASTLILPPEYSTWGYPYDAPPSYEQSCNEAAVSNGN from the exons TCATCAAGGTGAACTGCATGGGCTCGTGTGGAGTGTCTAACAAGGTTAATGAGACCTCCTGGAACATCGAAGAACAATACTTCAATGGAACGTTCTCGCTGGCTGATAAAG GAACACTGCAGCCTGGAGAGCACACCTTCCCTTTCCAGTTTCTGTTGCCAG CATCGGCACCGACGTCCTTTGAGGGTCCATTTGGTAAGGTGATTTACCAGGTGAAGGCAGTTATCGAAACGCGGAGATTATCCAAAGATTACAGAAGCAGCAAACCGTTCTACATCCTGAGGCCGCTGGACCTGAATGAAATACCGGATATTGAG CAATTAAGCTGTGCGACCGCCACCAAGAAGTTTAATTACAAGCTGGTGAAATCGGGGCAACTTTTGCTGAGTGTGACCTCCGACCTCCGGGGTTACGTGGTGCAACAACCAATCAAAATTCACGCGGAGGTGGAGAATAAATCAGGCCGGGACACAGGACCCATTGTGGCAAGTCTTATTCAG AAAGTCGCCTACAGATCAAAACGTTGCGTCTATGACCTGAGGACCATCGCAGAGGTTGAAGGGGCTCCTGTAAAGGCCTGGAAGCATGCAGTTTGGGATGAGCAGATTCTAGTGCCTGCCCTTCCTCAGTCAATATTACAAGGCTGTAACCTCATCCAAATAGACTATTATCTCCAG gtCACGGTTAAAAGCCCGGAGGTTTCAGTCACGTTACCGATCTACATTGGAAATGTATCCATCAGCCCATCTCGCCTTGGACTAAGACGCTCCATATCGCATGTACCAATGCCCGTTGTTCCCAGTGCGCCTCCTGCTGACTATGAACAGTGTAGCAGCACGCAGCCTATGGACAATGTTTCTATTCCTACTAAGTGCCACTCGCAGCAACAGTCGAACGCCCCCTTCTGCTACGCACCCGAGCTGAACTTTCCAGACTCACAGGACACAGAGGCAGGAACTCTGGGGTCTCCCTCACACCCCACGCTCTGCCTGTCTACAGGTGCCACCGTCCCATACTATGCCGAGGGAGCTGTTGTTCCAGTGCCTACAGCCAGCACACTGATTTTACCCCCGGAATATAGTACATGGGGTTATCCCTACG acgcccCTCCATCATATGAGCAAAGCTGCAATGAGGCTGCAGTCAGTAACGGCAACTGA